The proteins below are encoded in one region of Vulpes lagopus strain Blue_001 chromosome 10, ASM1834538v1, whole genome shotgun sequence:
- the KLHL17 gene encoding kelch-like protein 17 isoform X3: MQPRSERPAGRTQSPEHGSPGPGPEAPPPPPPPQPPAPEAERARPRQARPTAPMEGAMQLLSREGHTVSHNSKRHYHDAFVAMSRMRQRGLLCDIVLHVAAKEIRAHKVVLASCSPYFHAMFTNEMSESRQTHVTLHDIDPQALDQLVQFAYTAEIVVGEGNVQTLLPAASLLQLNGVRDACCKFLLSQLDPSNCLGIRGFADTHSCSDLLKAAHRYVLQHFVDVAKTEEFMLLPLKQVLELVSSDSLNVPSEEDVYRAVLSWVKHDVDARRQHVPRLMKCVRLPLLSRDFLLGHVDAESLVRHHPDCKDLLIEALKFHLLPEQRGVLGTSRTRPRRCEGAGPVLFAVGGGSLFAIHGDCEAYDTRTDRWHVVASMSTRRARVGVAAVGNRLYAVGGAERYDPLTGTWTSIAAMSTRRRYVRVAMLDGNLYAVGGYDSSSHLATVEKYEPQVNAWTPVASMLSRRSSAGVAVLEGALYVAGGNDGTSCLNSVERYSPKAGAWESVAPMNIRRRLLPRPCPHGSPPPPPGVHTTWWRWTAGCMPWEATTAALASTPSRSTTQGPTSGWPRPACSRGAAAWAWPCSSCSTSHRPPRPRCPCRPPASDPRRGLH, translated from the exons ATGCAGCCGCGCAGCGAGCGCCCGGCGGGCAGGACGCAAAGCCCGGAACACGGCAGCCCGGGGCCCGGGCCGGAggcgccgccgccaccgccgccgccgcagccgccagC CCCGGAGGCAGAGCGTGCACGTCCTCGGCAGGCCCGGCCCACAGCCCCAATGGAGGGTGCAATGCAGCTGCTGAGCCGTGAGGGCCACACTGTGTCCCACAATTCCAAACGGCACTACCATGATGCCTTCGTGGCCATGAGCCGCATGCGGCAGCGTGGCCTCCTGTGTGACATCGTCCTGCACGTGGCAGCCAAGGAGATCCGAGCACACAAGGTGGTGCTGGCTTCTTGCAGCCCCTACTTCCACGCCATGTTCACAA ATGAGATGAGTGAAAGCCGCCAGACGCATGTGACTCTGCACGACATCGACCCTCAGGCCTTGGACCAGCTGGTGCAGTTTGCGTACACTGCTGAGATTGTGGTGGGCGAAGGAAACGTGCAG ACTCTGCTCCCAGCAGCCAGTCTCCTGCAGCTGAATGGCGTCCGTGACGCCTGCTGCAAGTTCCTGCTGAGTCAGCTCGACCCCTCCAACTGTCTGGGCATCCGGGGCTTTGCTGACACGCACTCATGCAGCGACCTGCTCAAGGCAGCACACAGGTATGTGCTGCAGCACTTCGTGGATGTGGCCAAGACTGAGGAGTTCATGCTGTTGCCACTAAAGCAG gtgCTGGAACTGGTCTCTAGCGACAGCCTGAACGTGCCTTCAGAGGAAGATGTCTACCGTGCCGTCCTGAGCTGGGTCAAACATGACGTGGATGCTCGGAGGCAGCATGTCCCGAGG ctGATGAAGTGTGTGCGCCTGCCCCTGCTGAGCCGGGACTTCCTGCTGGGCCACGTGGATGCAGAGAGCCTGGTGAGGCACCATCCTGACTGCAAGGACCTGCTTATTGAGGCCCTCAAGTTCCACCTGCTACCAGAGCAGAGGGGCGTTCTGGGCACCAGCCGTACACGGCCCCGGCGCTGTGAGGGAGCTGGCCCGGTGCTCTTTGCTGTGG GTGGTGGGAGCCTATTCGCCATCCATGGGGACTGTGAAGCCTACGACACACGCACTGACCGCTGGCACGTGGTGGCCTCCATGTCCACGCGCCGGGCCCGAGTGGGTGTGGCAGCAGTTGGGAACCGGCTATATGCTGTGGGTGG TGCTGAGCGCTATGACCCTCTGACGGGAACATGGACATCCATCGCTGCCATGAGCACCCGGAGGCGATATGTACGTGTAGCCATGCTTG ATGGGAACCTATATGCTGTGGGTGGTTATGACAGCTCATCACACCTGGCAACTGTGGAGAAGTATGAGCCCCAG GTAAACGCATGGACCCCCGTGGCCTCCATGTTGAGCCGACGAAGCTCAGCAGGGGTGGCGGTGCTGGAAGGGGCCCTCTACGTGGCCGGCGGCAATGATGGCACCAGCTGCCTCAATTCTGTGGAAAGATACAGCCCTAAGGCCGGTGCCTGGGAGAGCGTGGCACCCATGAACATCCGAAG GAGGCTCCTCCCGCGGCCCTGCCCCCACGGctcacctcctccacccccaggaGTACACACGACTTGGTGGCGATGGACGGCTGGCTGTATGCCGTGGGAGGCAACGACGGCAGCTCTAGCCTCAACTCCATCGAGAAGTACAACCCAAGGACCAACAAGTGGGTGGCCGCGTCCTGCATGTTCACGCGGCGCAGCAGCGTGGGCGTGGCCGTGCTCGAGCTGCTCAACTTCCCACCGCCCTCCTCGCCCACGCTGTCCGTGTCGTCCACCAGCCTCTGACCCGCGGCGCGGACTGCACTGA
- the KLHL17 gene encoding kelch-like protein 17 isoform X2: MQPRSERPAGRTQSPEHGSPGPGPEAPPPPPPPQPPAPEAERARPRQARPTAPMEGAMQLLSREGHTVSHNSKRHYHDAFVAMSRMRQRGLLCDIVLHVAAKEIRAHKVVLASCSPYFHAMFTNEMSESRQTHVTLHDIDPQALDQLVQFAYTAEIVVGEGNVQTLLPAASLLQLNGVRDACCKFLLSQLDPSNCLGIRGFADTHSCSDLLKAAHRYVLQHFVDVAKTEEFMLLPLKQVLELVSSDSLNVPSEEDVYRAVLSWVKHDVDARRQHVPRLMKCVRLPLLSRDFLLGHVDAESLVRHHPDCKDLLIEALKFHLLPEQRGVLGTSRTRPRRCEGAGPVLFAVGGGSLFAIHGDCEAYDTRTDRWHVVASMSTRRARVGVAAVGNRLYAVGGYDGTSDLATVESYDPVTNTWQPEVSMGTRRSCLGVAALHGLLYAAGGYDGASCLNSAERYDPLTGTWTSIAAMSTRRRYVRVAMLDGNLYAVGGYDSSSHLATVEKYEPQVNAWTPVASMLSRRSSAGVAVLEGALYVAGGNDGTSCLNSVERYSPKAGAWESVAPMNIRRSTHDLVAMDGWLYAVGGNDGSSSLNSIEKYNPRTNKWVAASCMFTRRSSVGVAVLELLNFPPPSSPTLSVSSTSL, encoded by the exons ATGCAGCCGCGCAGCGAGCGCCCGGCGGGCAGGACGCAAAGCCCGGAACACGGCAGCCCGGGGCCCGGGCCGGAggcgccgccgccaccgccgccgccgcagccgccagC CCCGGAGGCAGAGCGTGCACGTCCTCGGCAGGCCCGGCCCACAGCCCCAATGGAGGGTGCAATGCAGCTGCTGAGCCGTGAGGGCCACACTGTGTCCCACAATTCCAAACGGCACTACCATGATGCCTTCGTGGCCATGAGCCGCATGCGGCAGCGTGGCCTCCTGTGTGACATCGTCCTGCACGTGGCAGCCAAGGAGATCCGAGCACACAAGGTGGTGCTGGCTTCTTGCAGCCCCTACTTCCACGCCATGTTCACAA ATGAGATGAGTGAAAGCCGCCAGACGCATGTGACTCTGCACGACATCGACCCTCAGGCCTTGGACCAGCTGGTGCAGTTTGCGTACACTGCTGAGATTGTGGTGGGCGAAGGAAACGTGCAG ACTCTGCTCCCAGCAGCCAGTCTCCTGCAGCTGAATGGCGTCCGTGACGCCTGCTGCAAGTTCCTGCTGAGTCAGCTCGACCCCTCCAACTGTCTGGGCATCCGGGGCTTTGCTGACACGCACTCATGCAGCGACCTGCTCAAGGCAGCACACAGGTATGTGCTGCAGCACTTCGTGGATGTGGCCAAGACTGAGGAGTTCATGCTGTTGCCACTAAAGCAG gtgCTGGAACTGGTCTCTAGCGACAGCCTGAACGTGCCTTCAGAGGAAGATGTCTACCGTGCCGTCCTGAGCTGGGTCAAACATGACGTGGATGCTCGGAGGCAGCATGTCCCGAGG ctGATGAAGTGTGTGCGCCTGCCCCTGCTGAGCCGGGACTTCCTGCTGGGCCACGTGGATGCAGAGAGCCTGGTGAGGCACCATCCTGACTGCAAGGACCTGCTTATTGAGGCCCTCAAGTTCCACCTGCTACCAGAGCAGAGGGGCGTTCTGGGCACCAGCCGTACACGGCCCCGGCGCTGTGAGGGAGCTGGCCCGGTGCTCTTTGCTGTGG GTGGTGGGAGCCTATTCGCCATCCATGGGGACTGTGAAGCCTACGACACACGCACTGACCGCTGGCACGTGGTGGCCTCCATGTCCACGCGCCGGGCCCGAGTGGGTGTGGCAGCAGTTGGGAACCGGCTATATGCTGTGGGTGG TTACGATGGGACTTCAGACCTGGCCACCGTAGAGTCGTACGACCCTGTGACCAACACCTGGCAGCCCGAGGTGTCCATGGGCACGAGGCGCAGCTGCCTGGGTGTGGCTGCCCTGCACGGGCTCCTGTATGCAGCTGGTGGCTACGATGGGGCCTCCTGCCTCAACAG TGCTGAGCGCTATGACCCTCTGACGGGAACATGGACATCCATCGCTGCCATGAGCACCCGGAGGCGATATGTACGTGTAGCCATGCTTG ATGGGAACCTATATGCTGTGGGTGGTTATGACAGCTCATCACACCTGGCAACTGTGGAGAAGTATGAGCCCCAG GTAAACGCATGGACCCCCGTGGCCTCCATGTTGAGCCGACGAAGCTCAGCAGGGGTGGCGGTGCTGGAAGGGGCCCTCTACGTGGCCGGCGGCAATGATGGCACCAGCTGCCTCAATTCTGTGGAAAGATACAGCCCTAAGGCCGGTGCCTGGGAGAGCGTGGCACCCATGAACATCCGAAG gaGTACACACGACTTGGTGGCGATGGACGGCTGGCTGTATGCCGTGGGAGGCAACGACGGCAGCTCTAGCCTCAACTCCATCGAGAAGTACAACCCAAGGACCAACAAGTGGGTGGCCGCGTCCTGCATGTTCACGCGGCGCAGCAGCGTGGGCGTGGCCGTGCTCGAGCTGCTCAACTTCCCACCGCCCTCCTCGCCCACGCTGTCCGTGTCGTCCACCAGCCTCTGA
- the KLHL17 gene encoding kelch-like protein 17 isoform X1, with product MQPRSERPAGRTQSPEHGSPGPGPEAPPPPPPPQPPAPEAERARPRQARPTAPMEGAMQLLSREGHTVSHNSKRHYHDAFVAMSRMRQRGLLCDIVLHVAAKEIRAHKVVLASCSPYFHAMFTNEMSESRQTHVTLHDIDPQALDQLVQFAYTAEIVVGEGNVQTLLPAASLLQLNGVRDACCKFLLSQLDPSNCLGIRGFADTHSCSDLLKAAHRYVLQHFVDVAKTEEFMLLPLKQVLELVSSDSLNVPSEEDVYRAVLSWVKHDVDARRQHVPRLMKCVRLPLLSRDFLLGHVDAESLVRHHPDCKDLLIEALKFHLLPEQRGVLGTSRTRPRRCEGAGPVLFAVGGGSLFAIHGDCEAYDTRTDRWHVVASMSTRRARVGVAAVGNRLYAVGGYDGTSDLATVESYDPVTNTWQPEVSMGTRRSCLGVAALHGLLYAAGGYDGASCLNSAERYDPLTGTWTSIAAMSTRRRYVRVAMLDGNLYAVGGYDSSSHLATVEKYEPQVNAWTPVASMLSRRSSAGVAVLEGALYVAGGNDGTSCLNSVERYSPKAGAWESVAPMNIRRRLLPRPCPHGSPPPPPGVHTTWWRWTAGCMPWEATTAALASTPSRSTTQGPTSGWPRPACSRGAAAWAWPCSSCSTSHRPPRPRCPCRPPASDPRRGLH from the exons ATGCAGCCGCGCAGCGAGCGCCCGGCGGGCAGGACGCAAAGCCCGGAACACGGCAGCCCGGGGCCCGGGCCGGAggcgccgccgccaccgccgccgccgcagccgccagC CCCGGAGGCAGAGCGTGCACGTCCTCGGCAGGCCCGGCCCACAGCCCCAATGGAGGGTGCAATGCAGCTGCTGAGCCGTGAGGGCCACACTGTGTCCCACAATTCCAAACGGCACTACCATGATGCCTTCGTGGCCATGAGCCGCATGCGGCAGCGTGGCCTCCTGTGTGACATCGTCCTGCACGTGGCAGCCAAGGAGATCCGAGCACACAAGGTGGTGCTGGCTTCTTGCAGCCCCTACTTCCACGCCATGTTCACAA ATGAGATGAGTGAAAGCCGCCAGACGCATGTGACTCTGCACGACATCGACCCTCAGGCCTTGGACCAGCTGGTGCAGTTTGCGTACACTGCTGAGATTGTGGTGGGCGAAGGAAACGTGCAG ACTCTGCTCCCAGCAGCCAGTCTCCTGCAGCTGAATGGCGTCCGTGACGCCTGCTGCAAGTTCCTGCTGAGTCAGCTCGACCCCTCCAACTGTCTGGGCATCCGGGGCTTTGCTGACACGCACTCATGCAGCGACCTGCTCAAGGCAGCACACAGGTATGTGCTGCAGCACTTCGTGGATGTGGCCAAGACTGAGGAGTTCATGCTGTTGCCACTAAAGCAG gtgCTGGAACTGGTCTCTAGCGACAGCCTGAACGTGCCTTCAGAGGAAGATGTCTACCGTGCCGTCCTGAGCTGGGTCAAACATGACGTGGATGCTCGGAGGCAGCATGTCCCGAGG ctGATGAAGTGTGTGCGCCTGCCCCTGCTGAGCCGGGACTTCCTGCTGGGCCACGTGGATGCAGAGAGCCTGGTGAGGCACCATCCTGACTGCAAGGACCTGCTTATTGAGGCCCTCAAGTTCCACCTGCTACCAGAGCAGAGGGGCGTTCTGGGCACCAGCCGTACACGGCCCCGGCGCTGTGAGGGAGCTGGCCCGGTGCTCTTTGCTGTGG GTGGTGGGAGCCTATTCGCCATCCATGGGGACTGTGAAGCCTACGACACACGCACTGACCGCTGGCACGTGGTGGCCTCCATGTCCACGCGCCGGGCCCGAGTGGGTGTGGCAGCAGTTGGGAACCGGCTATATGCTGTGGGTGG TTACGATGGGACTTCAGACCTGGCCACCGTAGAGTCGTACGACCCTGTGACCAACACCTGGCAGCCCGAGGTGTCCATGGGCACGAGGCGCAGCTGCCTGGGTGTGGCTGCCCTGCACGGGCTCCTGTATGCAGCTGGTGGCTACGATGGGGCCTCCTGCCTCAACAG TGCTGAGCGCTATGACCCTCTGACGGGAACATGGACATCCATCGCTGCCATGAGCACCCGGAGGCGATATGTACGTGTAGCCATGCTTG ATGGGAACCTATATGCTGTGGGTGGTTATGACAGCTCATCACACCTGGCAACTGTGGAGAAGTATGAGCCCCAG GTAAACGCATGGACCCCCGTGGCCTCCATGTTGAGCCGACGAAGCTCAGCAGGGGTGGCGGTGCTGGAAGGGGCCCTCTACGTGGCCGGCGGCAATGATGGCACCAGCTGCCTCAATTCTGTGGAAAGATACAGCCCTAAGGCCGGTGCCTGGGAGAGCGTGGCACCCATGAACATCCGAAG GAGGCTCCTCCCGCGGCCCTGCCCCCACGGctcacctcctccacccccaggaGTACACACGACTTGGTGGCGATGGACGGCTGGCTGTATGCCGTGGGAGGCAACGACGGCAGCTCTAGCCTCAACTCCATCGAGAAGTACAACCCAAGGACCAACAAGTGGGTGGCCGCGTCCTGCATGTTCACGCGGCGCAGCAGCGTGGGCGTGGCCGTGCTCGAGCTGCTCAACTTCCCACCGCCCTCCTCGCCCACGCTGTCCGTGTCGTCCACCAGCCTCTGACCCGCGGCGCGGACTGCACTGA
- the KLHL17 gene encoding kelch-like protein 17 isoform X4 — protein MQPRSERPAGRTQSPEHGSPGPGPEAPPPPPPPQPPAPEAERARPRQARPTAPMEGAMQLLSREGHTVSHNSKRHYHDAFVAMSRMRQRGLLCDIVLHVAAKEIRAHKVVLASCSPYFHAMFTNEMSESRQTHVTLHDIDPQALDQLVQFAYTAEIVVGEGNVQTLLPAASLLQLNGVRDACCKFLLSQLDPSNCLGIRGFADTHSCSDLLKAAHRYVLQHFVDVAKTEEFMLLPLKQVLELVSSDSLNVPSEEDVYRAVLSWVKHDVDARRQHVPRLMKCVRLPLLSRDFLLGHVDAESLVRHHPDCKDLLIEALKFHLLPEQRGVLGTSRTRPRRCEGAGPVLFAVGGGSLFAIHGDCEAYDTRTDRWHVVASMSTRRARVGVAAVGNRLYAVGGYDGTSDLATVESYDPVTNTWQPEVSMGTRRSCLGVAALHGLLYAAGGYDGASCLNSAERYDPLTGTWTSIAAMSTRRRYVRVAMLDGNLYAVGGYDSSSHLATVEKYEPQVNAWTPVASMLSRRSSAGVAVLEGALYVAGGNDGTSCLNSVERYSPKAGAWESVAPMNIRRCAPVTTTHQGLK, from the exons ATGCAGCCGCGCAGCGAGCGCCCGGCGGGCAGGACGCAAAGCCCGGAACACGGCAGCCCGGGGCCCGGGCCGGAggcgccgccgccaccgccgccgccgcagccgccagC CCCGGAGGCAGAGCGTGCACGTCCTCGGCAGGCCCGGCCCACAGCCCCAATGGAGGGTGCAATGCAGCTGCTGAGCCGTGAGGGCCACACTGTGTCCCACAATTCCAAACGGCACTACCATGATGCCTTCGTGGCCATGAGCCGCATGCGGCAGCGTGGCCTCCTGTGTGACATCGTCCTGCACGTGGCAGCCAAGGAGATCCGAGCACACAAGGTGGTGCTGGCTTCTTGCAGCCCCTACTTCCACGCCATGTTCACAA ATGAGATGAGTGAAAGCCGCCAGACGCATGTGACTCTGCACGACATCGACCCTCAGGCCTTGGACCAGCTGGTGCAGTTTGCGTACACTGCTGAGATTGTGGTGGGCGAAGGAAACGTGCAG ACTCTGCTCCCAGCAGCCAGTCTCCTGCAGCTGAATGGCGTCCGTGACGCCTGCTGCAAGTTCCTGCTGAGTCAGCTCGACCCCTCCAACTGTCTGGGCATCCGGGGCTTTGCTGACACGCACTCATGCAGCGACCTGCTCAAGGCAGCACACAGGTATGTGCTGCAGCACTTCGTGGATGTGGCCAAGACTGAGGAGTTCATGCTGTTGCCACTAAAGCAG gtgCTGGAACTGGTCTCTAGCGACAGCCTGAACGTGCCTTCAGAGGAAGATGTCTACCGTGCCGTCCTGAGCTGGGTCAAACATGACGTGGATGCTCGGAGGCAGCATGTCCCGAGG ctGATGAAGTGTGTGCGCCTGCCCCTGCTGAGCCGGGACTTCCTGCTGGGCCACGTGGATGCAGAGAGCCTGGTGAGGCACCATCCTGACTGCAAGGACCTGCTTATTGAGGCCCTCAAGTTCCACCTGCTACCAGAGCAGAGGGGCGTTCTGGGCACCAGCCGTACACGGCCCCGGCGCTGTGAGGGAGCTGGCCCGGTGCTCTTTGCTGTGG GTGGTGGGAGCCTATTCGCCATCCATGGGGACTGTGAAGCCTACGACACACGCACTGACCGCTGGCACGTGGTGGCCTCCATGTCCACGCGCCGGGCCCGAGTGGGTGTGGCAGCAGTTGGGAACCGGCTATATGCTGTGGGTGG TTACGATGGGACTTCAGACCTGGCCACCGTAGAGTCGTACGACCCTGTGACCAACACCTGGCAGCCCGAGGTGTCCATGGGCACGAGGCGCAGCTGCCTGGGTGTGGCTGCCCTGCACGGGCTCCTGTATGCAGCTGGTGGCTACGATGGGGCCTCCTGCCTCAACAG TGCTGAGCGCTATGACCCTCTGACGGGAACATGGACATCCATCGCTGCCATGAGCACCCGGAGGCGATATGTACGTGTAGCCATGCTTG ATGGGAACCTATATGCTGTGGGTGGTTATGACAGCTCATCACACCTGGCAACTGTGGAGAAGTATGAGCCCCAG GTAAACGCATGGACCCCCGTGGCCTCCATGTTGAGCCGACGAAGCTCAGCAGGGGTGGCGGTGCTGGAAGGGGCCCTCTACGTGGCCGGCGGCAATGATGGCACCAGCTGCCTCAATTCTGTGGAAAGATACAGCCCTAAGGCCGGTGCCTGGGAGAGCGTGGCACCCATGAACATCCGAAGGTGCGCCCCTGTCACTACCACCCACCAGGGACTGAAATAG